The following proteins come from a genomic window of Perognathus longimembris pacificus isolate PPM17 chromosome 12, ASM2315922v1, whole genome shotgun sequence:
- the Pex2 gene encoding peroxisome biogenesis factor 2, producing the protein MAPKEDITKSTNRVLRISQLDALELNKALEQLVWSQFTQCFHGFKPGLLARFEPELKAFLWLFLWRFTIYSKNATVGQSVLNIQYKNDFSLNSKYQPPSKNQKLWYAVCTVGGRWLEERCYDLFRNYHFASFGRVKQGMNYVVGLLKLGELINFLIFLQRGKFATLTERVLGVHSVFCKPQNIREVGFEYMNRELLWHGFAEFLIFLLPLINIQKLKAKLSSWCIPLTGSPNSDSVLATRGKECSLCGEWPTMPHTIGCDHIFCYYCAKSSFLFDMYFTCPKCGTEVHSIQPLKSGVEMSEVNAL; encoded by the coding sequence ATGGCTCCCAAAGAAGATATTACAAAGAGTACAAACAGAGTGCTCAGAATAAGTCAGTTGGATGCTCTTGAACTAAATAAAGCCCTGGAGCAGCTAGTTTGGTCCCAGTTTACTCAGTGCTTTCATGGATTTAAGCCAGGGCTGTTAGCTCGCTTTGAACCAGAATTGAAAGCATTCTTGTGGCTTTTCTTGTGGAGATTCACCATCTACTCTAAAAATGCCACTGTGGGACAGTCAGTCTTGAATATTCAGtacaaaaatgatttttctctgaACTCAAAATATCAGCCACCAAGTAAAAATCAGAAACTGTGGTATGCTGTCTGTACAGTTGGTGGGAGGTGGTTAGAAGAACGATGCTATGATTTGTTTCGAAACTATCATTTTGCATCCTTTGGGAGAGTCAAACAGGGCATGAATTATGTGGTTGGACTTTTAAAATTAGGTGAGCTGATTAATTTCTTGATTTTCCTTCAAAGGGGAAAGTTTGCAACTTTGACAGAGCGTGTGCTAGGTGTTCACTCTGTATTTTGCAAACCCCAAAATATCCGTGAAGTTGGCTTTGAGTACATGAACAGGGAACTTCTCTGGCATGGGTTTGCTGAATTTCTTATATTTCTCTTACCCCTCATCAATATCCAGAAGTTAAAAGCCAAACTGTCATCATGGTGTATTCCTCTGACGGGATCTCCTAATAGTGACAGTGTGTTAGCCACCAGGGGCAAAGAATGTTCTCTGTGTGGAGAGTGGCCCACCATGCCTCACACCATAGGATGCGATCACATCTTCTGTTACTACTGTGCTAAGAGCAGCTTCTTATTTGATATGTACTTTACTTGTCCTAAGTGTGGTACAGAAGTGCACAGTATACAGCCTCTCAAATCAGGAGTTGAGATGTCCGAAGTGAATGCTCTCTAG